From a region of the Streptomyces sp. NBC_01454 genome:
- a CDS encoding tryptorubin family RiPP precursor, protein MKLVRIVKKFRPEKSLKAYAWYGWI, encoded by the coding sequence ATGAAACTCGTTCGCATCGTCAAGAAGTTCCGCCCGGAAAAGAGCCTCAAGGCATACGCCTGGTACGGCTGGATTTAA
- a CDS encoding NAD(+)/NADH kinase has product MSVRRVGLVVHGGRPAAVAAADVVRRWCVRQDVGCVAIDVWSQDEQRRDAREEVEAAGSPDLIVTLGGDGTFLRGARLAAQDDALVLGVDLGTLGFLTEVPADGVERALDAVHRDQVDIETRLILTMRASCPLRLPEGMEALLRYGRGPALPPPLVRPDCAVAPDWGVALDLTALNDIVLEKLARDRQVSLGVYLSGRLLASYSADAVLVATPTGSTAYSFAAGGPVISPAADAIVFTPVAPHMTFNRSVVAAPDEAVALRVLGHSGRAAVSVDGQLCGVLDPGDWIGVYAAPQRLRVVRLGPTDFYGRLRERMRLTDAPAADDAGITPLWPHTTPAPDDLAHLRLPPLPTDTD; this is encoded by the coding sequence GTGAGCGTGCGACGGGTGGGCCTCGTCGTCCACGGCGGACGTCCCGCCGCCGTGGCGGCCGCCGACGTTGTCCGACGGTGGTGCGTGCGCCAGGACGTCGGCTGCGTCGCCATCGACGTGTGGAGTCAGGACGAGCAACGGCGGGATGCGCGGGAGGAGGTCGAAGCTGCCGGCAGCCCCGACCTGATCGTCACACTCGGAGGAGACGGCACCTTCCTTCGCGGAGCACGCCTGGCCGCACAGGACGACGCGCTGGTCCTCGGTGTCGACCTGGGCACTCTCGGCTTCCTGACCGAGGTCCCGGCCGACGGGGTCGAGCGCGCGCTGGACGCCGTCCATCGCGACCAAGTGGACATCGAGACCCGCCTGATACTGACCATGCGGGCGTCCTGCCCCCTGAGACTCCCTGAGGGAATGGAGGCCCTCCTGCGCTACGGCCGCGGTCCCGCGCTGCCGCCTCCGCTGGTGCGTCCCGATTGTGCCGTCGCCCCGGACTGGGGGGTGGCGCTTGACCTGACGGCCCTCAACGACATCGTCCTGGAGAAACTGGCACGCGACCGGCAGGTCTCCCTCGGCGTATACCTCTCGGGCCGGCTGCTCGCCTCCTACTCCGCCGACGCCGTCCTGGTCGCCACCCCCACCGGATCCACGGCCTACAGCTTCGCCGCCGGCGGCCCCGTCATCTCCCCTGCAGCCGACGCCATCGTCTTCACCCCTGTCGCTCCGCACATGACCTTCAACCGCTCGGTGGTCGCCGCCCCCGACGAGGCGGTCGCGCTACGCGTGCTGGGACATTCCGGCCGCGCGGCGGTCAGTGTCGACGGCCAGTTGTGCGGCGTCCTGGACCCGGGAGACTGGATCGGTGTCTACGCGGCTCCCCAGCGCCTGCGCGTCGTGCGGCTCGGACCGACCGACTTCTACGGCAGACTGCGTGAGCGCATGCGCCTGACCGACGCACCCGCGGCAGACGACGCCGGCATCACCCCCTTGTGGCCCCACACCACCCCGGCCCCCGATGACCTCGCACACCTGCGCCTGCCGCCCCTGCCCACGGACACCGACTGA
- a CDS encoding nSTAND1 domain-containing NTPase has protein sequence MEDDGSALTDFAAGLRLMRDKAGKPTYRQLATKAHYSSTTLADAAGGRKLPSLEVALAFVRACGGDEEEWKGRWHEVAAGLAPASPNGRDRAGPEQDRPCPYVGLAAFQPEDASWFFGREKLTDDVVTRVRADRFVAVFGASGSGKSSLLRAGLVPRMSGGDPDGDQGWPALLFTPGAHPLEECAARLAAFAGGTAPELHGELSGDPRALHQAVLQALATGDRPDGTDLLLVVDQFEEVFTLCRSKDERDRFISALLTAAQAANSRTRVVIGVRADFYASCSEHPELVAALQDAQLLVGPMSTEELRRAVSRPAVRRECAVETALLARVVAEATGQANVLPLVSHAMRETWLRRRGNTLTLSGYEAAGGIPHALANTAEALYQQLTAEQQRLTRSVLLRMVAPGEGTDDTKRPVPRADLGPDTGAVLDLLARARLVTLDRDGAEITHEALLHAWPRLRRWIDEDRAGLLMHQQITEAAAVWQRQGRDPGALYRGGVLAAARQWAATRGDALVSGPRIEEFLAASVRHAGRAARLRRAGIAAVCVLALVASVAAVVAFKKSATAHAERNNAIAGEVQAEAGQLRETDPSLAAQLDIAAYRIHPQPKLRTDLINAAGAPVSRPLAAGSGTVYAVAYSPDRRTLAAAGADGMIRLWNVADPAAPVPLGRPVASHSQWVYWLAFSPDGRTLASAGRDRTVRLWNVTRPAHPAPWGQPLTGHTSYVFSVSFSRDGRTLASASDDGTVRLWNVADPAHPQRLGQPLKGHDHGAVASAAFSPDGRTLASAGHDHTIRLWDVTHPAGPRRLGRLTGFKDTVYAVAFSPDSRLLAGVGNDRTVRLWNVADPADPVPLGAPLTAHHDTVYAVAFSPDGRVMATAGADHTVRLWNVMNPSAPVPIGQPLTGHTEYVYWLAFSPDGHSLASAGADHTVRLWHLPSTLLPDRSYVNTVAFSPVRHILASGSTDHTIRLWNVADPSRPTPLGRPLTGHHNAVRKLAFSPDGKLLASAGRDGTIRLWDVRNPTRAALVGHPLTGHQGEVNSVSFSPDARTLASAGLHDGQVRLWDVSRPANATGLGEPLTVHNGPVTAVAFSPRGHVLATASADDTTRLWDVTRPARPIPLGHPLAARSGGVYGVAFSPDGRTLATANVDHTVRLWNVTDPDHPSQLGTALVGHTGPIDDVAFSPDGHSLASASDDRTVRLWTLDPDRAIRRLCAATGGVTAQQWRRYVPELALNQPCS, from the coding sequence TTGGAGGACGACGGCAGCGCACTGACCGACTTCGCTGCGGGGCTGCGCCTGATGCGGGACAAAGCGGGGAAGCCCACCTACCGCCAACTCGCGACGAAGGCGCATTACTCCTCGACCACACTCGCGGACGCGGCCGGGGGCCGGAAGCTGCCCAGTCTGGAGGTCGCGCTCGCCTTCGTCCGGGCCTGCGGGGGCGACGAGGAGGAATGGAAGGGGCGCTGGCACGAGGTCGCCGCGGGCCTCGCCCCCGCGTCGCCGAACGGGCGGGACCGCGCGGGCCCGGAACAGGACCGGCCATGCCCCTATGTGGGCCTTGCCGCTTTCCAGCCGGAGGACGCCTCCTGGTTCTTCGGGCGCGAAAAACTCACGGACGACGTGGTCACCCGGGTCCGTGCCGACCGGTTCGTCGCGGTGTTCGGGGCGTCGGGGTCCGGCAAGTCCTCGCTGCTGCGCGCCGGTCTGGTCCCGCGCATGAGCGGGGGCGACCCGGACGGCGACCAGGGGTGGCCGGCCCTGCTGTTCACCCCGGGAGCACATCCGCTGGAGGAGTGCGCGGCCCGTCTCGCGGCCTTTGCCGGGGGCACGGCCCCGGAACTGCACGGGGAGCTGAGCGGTGACCCCCGGGCCCTGCACCAGGCGGTGCTGCAGGCGCTGGCCACAGGGGACCGCCCCGACGGCACGGATCTGCTGCTGGTCGTCGATCAGTTCGAAGAGGTCTTCACCCTCTGCCGGAGCAAGGACGAACGCGACCGCTTCATCTCCGCGTTACTGACGGCGGCCCAGGCCGCCAACAGCCGTACCCGCGTGGTCATCGGCGTCCGGGCCGACTTCTACGCGAGTTGCTCGGAACACCCCGAACTCGTCGCGGCCCTGCAGGACGCCCAGTTGCTCGTCGGCCCCATGTCGACGGAGGAACTGCGCCGTGCCGTCAGCCGGCCGGCCGTCCGCCGCGAATGCGCCGTGGAGACGGCGCTGCTGGCCCGTGTCGTGGCGGAGGCCACCGGACAGGCCAACGTCCTGCCGCTGGTCTCCCACGCCATGCGGGAAACCTGGCTCCGCCGCCGCGGCAACACGCTGACCCTGAGCGGCTACGAGGCCGCGGGTGGCATCCCGCACGCCCTTGCCAACACCGCCGAGGCCCTCTACCAGCAGTTGACCGCCGAGCAGCAGCGGCTCACCCGGTCCGTCCTGCTGCGGATGGTGGCCCCCGGCGAGGGCACCGACGACACCAAACGACCCGTACCGCGTGCGGACCTCGGCCCGGACACCGGCGCCGTGCTGGATCTGCTCGCCCGGGCGCGGCTGGTCACCCTGGACAGGGACGGCGCCGAGATCACCCACGAGGCGCTGCTGCACGCCTGGCCCAGGCTGCGCCGCTGGATCGACGAGGACCGGGCCGGTCTGCTCATGCACCAGCAGATCACCGAGGCGGCCGCCGTCTGGCAACGGCAGGGGCGCGACCCGGGCGCGCTGTACCGGGGCGGCGTCCTGGCCGCGGCGCGTCAGTGGGCCGCCACCCGCGGCGACGCGCTGGTCTCCGGGCCCCGCATCGAGGAGTTCCTCGCCGCGTCCGTCCGGCACGCGGGCCGCGCGGCCCGGCTGCGCCGCGCCGGAATCGCCGCCGTGTGCGTCCTCGCGCTCGTCGCCTCCGTGGCCGCCGTCGTGGCGTTCAAGAAGAGCGCGACCGCCCATGCCGAGCGCAACAACGCCATCGCGGGGGAGGTGCAGGCCGAGGCCGGCCAGCTGCGGGAGACCGACCCCTCGCTCGCCGCCCAACTCGACATCGCCGCCTACCGCATCCATCCGCAGCCGAAGCTGCGCACCGACCTGATCAACGCCGCCGGCGCCCCGGTGTCCAGGCCCCTGGCCGCCGGAAGCGGCACCGTGTACGCGGTTGCCTACAGCCCCGACCGCCGCACCCTGGCCGCGGCGGGAGCGGACGGCATGATCCGCCTGTGGAACGTCGCGGACCCCGCCGCCCCGGTGCCGCTCGGCCGCCCCGTCGCCAGCCACAGCCAGTGGGTCTACTGGCTCGCCTTCAGCCCCGACGGCCGCACCCTGGCCTCCGCCGGACGCGACCGCACGGTCCGGCTGTGGAACGTCACCCGCCCGGCACACCCCGCTCCCTGGGGGCAGCCGCTGACCGGCCACACGAGTTACGTCTTCTCCGTCTCCTTCAGCCGGGACGGACGCACGCTCGCCAGCGCGAGCGACGACGGTACGGTCCGGCTGTGGAACGTCGCCGATCCGGCCCACCCGCAGCGGCTCGGACAACCGCTGAAGGGCCACGACCACGGTGCCGTGGCCTCGGCCGCGTTCAGCCCCGACGGCCGCACCCTCGCCAGCGCGGGGCACGATCACACCATTCGGCTGTGGGACGTCACCCACCCCGCCGGCCCACGGCGTCTGGGACGGCTCACCGGCTTCAAGGACACCGTGTACGCCGTCGCCTTCAGCCCCGACAGCCGCCTCCTGGCGGGCGTGGGCAACGACCGCACCGTCCGGCTGTGGAACGTCGCGGACCCGGCCGACCCGGTGCCGCTCGGGGCGCCCCTGACCGCGCACCACGACACCGTGTACGCGGTCGCCTTCAGCCCCGACGGACGAGTCATGGCCACCGCCGGAGCGGACCACACCGTCCGCCTGTGGAACGTCATGAATCCCTCCGCGCCCGTCCCGATCGGGCAGCCCCTCACCGGACACACCGAATACGTCTACTGGCTGGCGTTCAGCCCCGACGGGCACAGCCTGGCCTCGGCCGGGGCCGACCACACCGTCAGACTCTGGCACCTCCCGAGCACCCTTCTGCCGGACCGGAGCTACGTCAACACCGTGGCCTTCAGCCCCGTACGGCACATCCTGGCCAGCGGCAGCACCGACCACACCATCCGCTTGTGGAACGTCGCCGACCCGTCACGGCCCACCCCCCTCGGCCGCCCTCTCACCGGCCATCACAACGCCGTACGGAAACTGGCGTTCAGCCCCGACGGCAAGCTCCTGGCCAGCGCCGGCCGGGACGGCACCATCCGGCTGTGGGACGTCCGGAACCCCACGCGGGCCGCGCTCGTGGGACACCCGCTCACCGGCCACCAGGGTGAGGTCAACTCGGTCTCCTTCAGCCCGGACGCCCGGACGCTGGCGAGCGCGGGCCTGCACGACGGGCAGGTCCGCCTGTGGGACGTCTCGCGGCCGGCGAACGCCACCGGCCTGGGTGAGCCGCTCACCGTCCACAACGGACCGGTCACCGCCGTGGCGTTCAGCCCACGAGGGCACGTGCTGGCCACGGCCTCCGCGGACGACACCACCCGGCTCTGGGACGTGACCCGTCCGGCCAGGCCCATCCCGCTGGGCCACCCCCTCGCCGCCCGGAGCGGCGGTGTCTACGGAGTGGCGTTCAGCCCCGACGGCCGGACCCTGGCCACGGCCAACGTCGACCACACGGTACGGCTGTGGAACGTCACCGACCCGGACCACCCGTCCCAGCTGGGTACCGCTCTCGTCGGCCACACCGGGCCGATCGACGACGTGGCCTTCAGCCCCGACGGCCACTCCCTCGCGAGCGCGAGCGACGATCGCACCGTACGACTGTGGACCCTCGATCCCGACCGGGCGATCCGGCGGCTGTGCGCCGCGACCGGCGGTGTCACCGCGCAGCAGTGGCGTCGGTACGTGCCCGAACTGGCCCTGAACCAGCCCTGCTCCTGA
- a CDS encoding RICIN domain-containing protein: MAAHQRPFDSRLMIEGAISLSTRRFRSVVLFCAFVFVGLMGTSGATGVAQAAPADAQALLTARFKNLATEMRLEVRDESYDEAAVVQQFKCKGGQNQVFGVGSNDVGGTAFSTRRSYKCVEPRDGTYDGAGVQ, encoded by the coding sequence ATGGCGGCGCATCAGCGACCGTTCGATTCCCGCCTCATGATCGAGGGGGCTATTTCTCTGTCTACGCGCCGCTTCCGCAGCGTCGTCTTGTTCTGTGCCTTTGTTTTCGTCGGCCTCATGGGTACCAGTGGTGCGACTGGCGTCGCGCAGGCTGCCCCTGCCGATGCGCAGGCGTTGCTCACTGCTCGCTTCAAGAACCTGGCGACGGAAATGCGCCTGGAGGTGAGAGACGAGTCCTATGACGAGGCCGCAGTCGTGCAGCAGTTCAAGTGCAAGGGCGGGCAGAACCAGGTGTTCGGCGTCGGCTCGAATGACGTGGGCGGCACGGCTTTCTCCACGCGCCGCTCGTACAAGTGCGTCGAACCGCGTGACGGCACGTACGACGGCGCGGGGGTCCAGTAG
- a CDS encoding DUF6243 family protein, whose product MSKNINNPVGMGGGQRKRLSRAERQNNGPHRNLDRQGAADQKAELVRKMREKAGAAEGAGQTGDDTAQS is encoded by the coding sequence GTGAGCAAGAACATCAACAACCCCGTGGGCATGGGCGGCGGCCAGCGCAAGAGGCTGTCCCGCGCCGAACGGCAGAACAACGGTCCGCACCGCAACCTCGACCGCCAGGGTGCCGCCGACCAGAAGGCGGAGCTGGTGCGCAAGATGCGCGAGAAGGCAGGCGCAGCTGAGGGCGCCGGGCAGACGGGCGACGACACCGCACAGAGCTGA
- a CDS encoding peptidoglycan-binding domain-containing protein — MTARLGLLAAAVTVITGGLSTTADASPAAATLQYGSQGWGVKCVQEAVDDWAWRTGHGWPLAVDGGFGSGTRTWVKKFQSASGASTDGVVGRQTGNSVLDNLQGDSTWRHDCYDYVPSTHS; from the coding sequence ATGACTGCGAGGCTCGGCCTGCTGGCCGCTGCCGTAACTGTGATCACCGGCGGTCTGTCCACGACGGCGGACGCCTCGCCCGCCGCGGCCACACTCCAGTACGGGAGCCAGGGCTGGGGAGTGAAGTGCGTGCAGGAGGCCGTCGACGACTGGGCGTGGCGGACCGGCCATGGCTGGCCGCTGGCGGTGGACGGCGGCTTCGGGTCCGGGACCCGGACCTGGGTCAAGAAGTTCCAGTCCGCCTCCGGCGCCTCCACCGACGGCGTCGTGGGCCGGCAGACCGGTAACAGCGTGCTGGACAACCTTCAGGGCGACAGCACATGGCGACACGACTGCTACGACTACGTCCCCAGCACCCACAGCTGA